The following DNA comes from Rosa rugosa chromosome 5, drRosRugo1.1, whole genome shotgun sequence.
TGTCCTGCCCTTTTGCTATGGTCCATGGAAGACCTGCAGACTGCCATAGGAAATAACTTGTGTTAACACACAACAACATGAACAGTGGTGTACTTACACGACGTGTATGCACAAACATACTAATCTTCTAAATCAATTTGGATAGGTAATATAGAGCAAAGCATGTCAAAACCATGGACATCCTAAACAAGATTGCAGGTCTAGAATTTGAACTGATGCACTCTAAAAAAGTTAGCTTGCTAGTGTTTTAGACAAAGTTATATCAATATTAAGGTACCCTCGGTTTATTAAAGTTTTTCATCCAATATTTATTTGCCTCTACCAAGCATCATTTGCATTGATCCCAATGATATGGATATGCTAGTCCATACACTTCTCTTCTTACTATTTTAAAGAGAAGCGAGCAAACCACAAATTCATGTGGAAAAGCTATTGATTGGAAAAGGAATAATATGTGCATCAATTCACAATACAAATTAATCCgtcatatatatatgatgattaCCTTAGCAGTAGCTTGAATCTCTCTGGCAGTCATATCAAGAGCAAGTGCATAACCTTAAACAATTCCATCGTCACTAATCAGATTCCAACTCAAACAAGATCATCACTTTAAAATCAAATCAACACAAGAATCAATCGATTAGTAAATAACAGCAGTTGATAAAAGAAATTACCACCAACGTAATCCATGGCCTTGGCCTGGGGAACATCGCGAGCTTTCTTGGATATGATGACGGCCAGCTCCACCTCATAGTCCAACGACTGCAGAGGGTGAGGGATTTCGATCGTGCCTCCGTTTTCCAAGTAAGACGACGTCGGTTTGAGAAACAGCACAGGCTCCTTCACGGATCATCAGAATCAAGATTGGAAATTGAAACGGAAAATGAGATGCGGATAAGAgtggaaagagaagaaaagagggGACCTTGGGGACGGCGTTGCCGAGCTCTTTGGCGTGGGCGGCGTAGTTTCTGCCGACTCCGATGATCTTAGTGCCTACTTGTAGAAGCCTGCTTGCCATGTTCAACTGTGTTTTCACTCCGACGACGACGATGTTAAACTGAAACTCTCCGCTGTCTTATTTGTATACTTCACTTTGAGAAACCAAAGAGTCGAGCTGTATTAGCCAATGTCGAAAgttcaatgatttttttttttcatattttcaaCAAAATAAAGATaactatagttttttttttttttaattattaggtatttaaaaaaaaaaaaactaggtatTTTCATCATCAAAACATTATATATTAAATCTTTCTTTAATATATAGGCTTAGGAATGGCTGCCATACTTTTAGCAACAAAGAATTTATCAGAAAAGACTTGGACGAAACGCTTGTTGACAATTTGGTCTGTAATGAATACAATGTTGGTAAAAATGTTCCCTACAACCATATACCAAATATACTGCTGCTGATGATATTCATTGGAGAAAGTTTTTCGtcatataaacacacacaaacgTAAGGAATAGCTTTAAAATTCAACCCGTGACAGAAAAAAAGATGAGAGTCGAGAACGGGAGTGAGAGCGAGAGCGTGCcctctcaaaaccctagcgcCGCCTCTTGTAGGCTGCTTCCAGGGAGGTCTTCGGCACCTCCAGTCCCAGGTTTCTCTCAACGCTTATGCCTTGCGGCGGATCGGTTCCATACTCGGTGTAAGGAATGGTGGGTTGCGGTAGTGGCGATCCTCTTCATTCTTCAGCCGAGACGTAAACGTCTTCGGGATCATAGCTTGAGGAGGAGATCTGGGATCTGGTATGGACCGGGGCACCATTCCTTTAGGGTTTGGCAGGTCGTTGATGGCGGGTTAAGGTTGCTGGTGGCGGCGCTGCAGCGCGGTGGCAGAGTCCTGCTTCGGCGAGTAGCGCGGCGGCTGATGCCGAAGCCGCTGGTGTGGTCCACGGGGGTGGGCTGGCTGCATGTGGCGGCGGGATTGCTTACTTTCTGGGTTGATCTGCTGGTAGCGCTGGCTTGGCTGTTCGGAGTTGCTTTTTTGGCTGCTCGGAATCTCGGGTCTGGCGATTTGGAGGTTGCTGGTATGGTGGCTACACTGGGTATGGATGACATATGCATTCGGCGACGGTCGACGACTGCAACGGGTTCCTGGGCTGCTGGGCCCAACTCAGCCCATATGTTGGGTTCTGATTCTCCTTTGGGttggatttgggatccaggagacaGTGTGGTTGAATTTCTGCTAAATTGTCAAGAGGCTTGCCCTAAAGCTAAGGGCAAAAGGAAACTCTAAGTTTCCCGTTTTTCTGTGCCTAGTATTTGCTTTCTAGAGTCTAGTGCTATGTAAGTTAGCTTCTCTAATTGTACagcaattgaggtctctaggcgattgGGGTTGCTATAACAAGACGCTTAGatagttttgggttttgggcATCTAGCTAGGCACTGTAATAAGTGAGCGCATTTGTCTATAGTGAGGGTTACTTGTCATTTGCTTGGCAGCTTGTGCCATCTAGAACTGTTGGTATGAGACAGCTTGTGGtgtatgtgccttctggccatggataagttaatgaagttatctatttctaaaaaaaaaacgtaaggAATAGCTTTATCAACGACTAATTCTTCAGGATAGGTGTGCTCGAATTTATTGTATACAAACTTTGGACAAATTGAAACTTTGATATCTAAACTTTCAAAAGTATCAGTTTCGTACACTCAACAGCCAAAATGTATGAAGAAGTGCAAAGTTGATATACCAAATTGTCGATTTTTCAATTCTTATAAAAATATAGATATGGATTACTGATAACTAAAATTCAATAATCCATAATAATTATCTCAAAGGACCATTCTAAGATTAACGTGGATACTGAGGAAGCAGAGATGTTTGGTCACTAAACAATTCTGAGTTCCATCATGCGGGCTAATAAGACCCATTTGGTAGCTAATCTAACTTTGATTTTTCAAGTACATAATATTGGTCGTCATGTAGTATCCCTCATTTACATATGAGTGATTTAATCAATATGGACCTTCTAAACACAAATTAAAACTAAATTTACAcccaagacaaaaaaaaaaaaaaaaaaaaaaaaaaaggaaggaaggaagaagaagaaggttgcTGGCACTTTCCTTTTCTACATGTGCAAGTGTTCATAGGCACAACTAGTAAATACCACACCATTATGTTACAAGTTGATGACCAGAAAGGTTAGTGATCAGGGTCTTGCATTGAGTAATTTCAACAATACGTAACTGTTTTAATAAACTCTCACACAGTTGCACTTTATTCCTTCTCAACACAAAAGGGCTTAAAACTAGGCGCAGGATTCTGCTGAATGCGTTCACCGGTAGCCTTATATGCTGCCTTGCTTGATTCCCCATTTCCAGATTGACGGCAGGACCTGAACCAAAGCAAATTACATGTCAGATATATCCTTCACAGTCCTATGCTATGTTCATTATTGACTTGAGTATTTAAATTCATTACCGTTGTCTAAAGTTGGGACGTTGGCTGCCAAGCAGGGGACTTGAACAAGACGCGGTAAGGTGAGTTGCATTCTCTGATAAACTTTCACTCGACTGCCAAATCAGCAAATGGAGAGCTGAGCTTTTTGAATAGGTGCAAAATAATGTGCTATATCAAGTTGGTAACAGTCATGACATAGCATACTTACAGTTCCTTTGCCCAAACTATGTGCACTTGCTGGGTCAGCTGGAGTCCTGGTAGCTCTGTTTCTTCTTTCATTTACAAGGATAGTTGCACATTTGCATGTGAAAAACATTAGTGCTGCTCCCAGTGAAAACACTATAACGGACTCAATGACAATAGCTGATCCTAAGCCTGTATCAAACACAACAGACGGCTTACAAATGGGAGATTTCAAGAACCAAATTGAGCTGCACTAACGAGATGTCTCGACAGAAGCACTTTAGCTCTAAGTTACTGATGTTAAGATCCAAAGGTAATACCAACAAGAAGTACTCATAAGTCACCATAGATCGATTTCAACTCACCACGAGACACAAGGGAACTCATCGGCCTTCTTCTTATTAGATTAACAGAAGCCTCAGCAAGTAAGGGCACTGATATCTTTTCGGAACAGTTACAATAACACCCATAGTTTCCCAGGTCATTCAGTGTCACTGTCAAAATGGCATCTTGCTCTCCTCCACCCTGTGCAAAAACAGAATATGTTGGACTCAACACAACACATGATTCCAGGTTTCAACAAAACAAGTGATTCCAAAAAAATGTAATTGAGTTAGGAGTTCACACACATGATAAAACAGCTGTTGCATAGCAGTATTGCATTCATTAACTGTTGCATAAAATCTGATTCCCTTAGCTTTGACCTTGAAATGCTTTGAGATGGTAACATATGTCTGAAGTGGTAGCCACTGGTAGCTATTCTTAGTCTTCACTTCAATTGTAGTGATGAGCTCAGCTGGTAGGCTGGTTACCAAATATCCATCATTAACTTCCATAGAGAAGATGACCGAAAAAAGGGATTCATTACCTGAAAGATAATTCAACAACAGAACATCAAACTTGCCATATGAGAATTATTCATGTGAGGCATATGATTCAAAATTTCCATCTCCAGTTTACTTCAATACATAAAAGTATGATCTTATCTAACCATACCAGGGAACGCAAGAAGATCTGGGTCTCCAATATAGAACTGAAACTTGTCTGTTTCTCTGTCATATATCAGTGACTCATCTTCATTACTTTTCAGAATGATAAACTCAGGTGCATGAATAAAGGGAGGATCATTGATAGGTTCCACAAAAACTGGAATATGCAAGTCATTTACTCCATTCCTATTCCTCGTAGTGAGCCGAATAGTATCATAGCCACAGAAGTTCTCGTTACTGACTtgaggaaaatgaaaaataatgtTACTGATATGAAACAAGAATGCAAACAAAGGTGACAAAATTCAACAGGAGTCTTTGTGATTGGGGGATAAGATCTGTGAAAAGTACCCATAGTACTGTATTGACTTAAGGGCAAAATTGATTACTTCCACACTGCCTTGTAATATCAACCCCTTCACTCCTCCATCCTCTTTGTACACAGAAAGTCCATTCCAAATGGGCTCCCAGAATTGCATTAGCATCGGAGACAGAAATACTGTCCCAGATTGCGCACTAAGATTAACAGAGATGTTCTCCATCATGTCGGAATATCTTATCATAAATCCAGAGAAACCACTGCAAATAGCCAAAAGCTATAATTATACAGCAATCCTTAAGAATGTGTTATAGATTAATAGCAAGTACCTTACCCAAATTTTGGATTAATCTTGTCTTCAGTAGCTTGCAATTCACTTGGAAAAGAAAcaaattgtggtgggatggtgAGAACAGATATGTTTACAAAAGCAGTAGCAAGATTGCCGTTTATATCAGACATTGTGTACACAAAGGAATCATTTCCATAATAGTCTTTATAAGGTGTATACCGGAGGAGCCTTCCATACTCAATAAGGGAACCATGACCTGGCTGGCAAACATCAACCAATCaaatttccaagaaaattcTTTTGTAGTTTAGGCTGTGTTTATGTGAAATCGATGGTAGATCAATTTAGTTGCTCATAATAGGCACCATCCTACAAATTATCTGGGAGAATAGAAAGGAGGATCATGATGGTTGTACCTTGGAGAATTCAACAACACTAGCATTATTTCCAGCAAAGTAGTCATTGGCCAAAACATCAAAAGCAGTTGACTCATCCTCCCACACAGAAATTGTATCATTTTCGGCTCTGGGAAAATATTCACCTGCAGATGACCACATCATTCAGTCCATTATACTATGACAATAGAAGCAAAGTTAATATTCATTGTACTAGAAATTGAAAATGAGTGAAATATATCCAATGTATCATCTGTCTAGCATGCTTGCAAAAATATTAACCTATAAGATAAGTAAAAAAAGCACGAATGGCAATCAAATCGATATACCATTAGACCTCATCAAGAACAGGAGCTATGCTTATTTAACATCTTGTTACTCTTAACTTACTACTGTAGACATTGACCCCAAAGGGGCAGGCAGAAATACGTTTGCCATCAAATGAAGCACACATCTCATAAGTTCCAACCTCCTTAGCTAGATAGTGTACAGTGTATGACCCATCATTATTGTCCACAAACAAGGAACTTGAAAAGCCAGAACTGTTTACAGAAACAAGCTCTAGTTTCAGCCCAGATTGTTGTGACAAGACGGGATTGAAAAATGAATCCTCGAGCTTCACTACTACTTCATTATTAATCGTCCTTGCCACCTTGGGAGAAAATTTGACAACGGTTGAGCATGATGGATCAACACTCCCTGCACCAAATTTGGGAACCTATTCATCTCAGGTGAAATAAGAGGCTGAAACAGTGAAGTAGTTCGTGCAATCATTTACGACTGACAAGATTACAAATAACATTAGTAATAAAGTCGTCAAGGTCATAAGAAAAGTCAAACCATTTCCATAAACATCCTTTCACATGATGTGACTTATACACAATAGAGGATTCAAGCCGGAAAACAAACATTTCTTAAGACTCTGGTATTGACATTTACCTATTTAATTAGAAGTTAAAGTTTTCTAAGTCTGTATAAATCAAATGCGACCTTTGTGCAGTAATGCCAGAGAAATGCCAGCTCATGTTATGCTCTATTAGCATTGGCTTAgttcattttccatttttatcTGGCAGTTCCTTTCCACAAATGTTAGCTGAAATCATACCTGCTATAACTTCCTTATTAAAGGGACGGCCTCCATTCAGCAAAATATTTCCACAAAACACATAAATTTTATAAATCCCACTCTTGTCAGGTGTATATACCACATTGAGAGCAGTTGCCAGAGTGCTGAAGCTCCCGACAGTCTGAATTTAGAAACTGCATAAAGTTAGAATCTAAATGCTTAGGGAAATAATGTGTAAAAGTTAATGCATCTGTGTCTGTGTGTTGTGTATGCATCTACACACTCTTCTTACAGAATTTGTCAAGGTCATAGATGGTGAAGGAGCAAATTCTATTTGGCTGGTTGTACCATATCTTATTCCTTGAGCAGGTCCACTGCCTAACATAGAGATACAAAATTTAGTGAAAATAGTTAACAAGGGAAATAACTCAATATTTGCTAACTTGCATGTACCATTGATGATCTGGATAGGAAATATGCTCGACTGCACATGATAGGAGTCAATTTCCCTTACAATTTGTATTTCAAGCCTTTCGATTTCAACTGGAGAGGGATTTTGATAAGCATCATTCAAATAAACTGAGAATTCTGATCTTTCTCCTGCCACGGAGCTATTTAAACCAGTTCCATTAACAACACTTTTTGTCCCATTGCAATAGCCTATCCAAATGTACACAAGAGAGGCATGTTTAAGGAAGCGTTttgacaagatcccccgagcacggattagtctctgggcctaggaagcctttgaggacaccgtgtgattgacaaatcaaaaaaaaaaaaaaaaaaaaaaaaaaggaagaggaagaactAACACCGACATGTTACTAAAACAAGATGAAACTCACCAACAAAGACGGTATAAGCATATGGCATATTAGAGATGCTTTTATCATGCTTCATATCTGATATAGTCAGCAAAAAGTTGCCTGGTTCCAGATTAGTAAAAGAAAACAGCTGAATTCCAGCCGCCACTTCTTCAAAGTGCAAATCTGGAACAGGTATTGACAAATTCGTCTCTGTCTCAACAACTTCAGCATCAAATTCATATAGTCCTGGAACAAGGTTACCATATTGATCTTGCTGGTATATAAAGATTTCCATCTTGGAATATAATTGCCATGCATTTGGTTCAAAATCCCATTTCACCACACAATTGGAAACTTCAAGAGGTCCTGCAGTAAAAATCGACTTACAATAACTCTACTATGGAAAAAGAGcatatctgtgtgaaataatCACATAATTGAATGGCTTCTTCATTGCCATTATAAACCATAAAAAGAACTGTTTAAGTCCTAAATTGGAGATTATCCAACTCATCTTAATTTATGCAGTTGCCTCGACAAATATTATAAGCTTATAATTATAAATATTGCTATGGTACGTCACCTGGGTTCACCTTAAAGGGTAGTGGACAGCCATTTAAGCTCTGATTACCACCTTCCACATGCAACAAGAGGTCTCCAGCTTTTACCACAATGAATTCCATGATGATATAACCAAATTGGTTCCAACCAAAGTGGGTGATGTTCGGTATGCTTGCAATGGAATCATTTGCATGAAATACAGACACTGTAAAATTATGTACCCTTGGATCTTCACTGGTTTCATTGATCTTATTCCCAAATGCATCCTTCGGAAGTATCTGTACTCTAGCTTGCGCACCAGCTTCAAACTCGTGGACGAAACCCATCCATGAAGCAACACAGACAGATGGGTATAACTTACCTTCAATCAAAAACAGCAAAAAGCAATTGGGTTAGTTCAACACATACCTCAAAAAGACTAAAAGAGCTAAACTGAATAGTTAAGTTCTTATAATGAAATTAAACAA
Coding sequences within:
- the LOC133712088 gene encoding protein GAMETE EXPRESSED 2 isoform X1; protein product: MAFKMNLLIFISLLAFSVGSKLSYSDNAAVPEFTFSWLDDKDTYQAGEIATISIRALNNFDKLDKNAFKPTLTVDGKIGNSSVVSGVLSDFEGDPTSWKLFFTTITAGLFNVLINEDHYKVFDSSLHFQVHPGKLYPSVCVASWMGFVHEFEAGAQARVQILPKDAFGNKINETSEDPRVHNFTVSVFHANDSIASIPNITHFGWNQFGYIIMEFIVVKAGDLLLHVEGGNQSLNGCPLPFKVNPGPLEVSNCVVKWDFEPNAWQLYSKMEIFIYQQDQYGNLVPGLYEFDAEVVETETNLSIPVPDLHFEEVAAGIQLFSFTNLEPGNFLLTISDMKHDKSISNMPYAYTVFVGYCNGTKSVVNGTGLNSSVAGERSEFSVYLNDAYQNPSPVEIERLEIQIVREIDSYHVQSSIFPIQIINGSGPAQGIRYGTTSQIEFAPSPSMTLTNSTVGSFSTLATALNVVYTPDKSGIYKIYVFCGNILLNGGRPFNKEVIAGSVDPSCSTVVKFSPKVARTINNEVVVKLEDSFFNPVLSQQSGLKLELVSVNSSGFSSSLFVDNNDGSYTVHYLAKEVGTYEMCASFDGKRISACPFGVNVYSSEYFPRAENDTISVWEDESTAFDVLANDYFAGNNASVVEFSKPGHGSLIEYGRLLRYTPYKDYYGNDSFVYTMSDINGNLATAFVNISVLTIPPQFVSFPSELQATEDKINPKFGGFSGFMIRYSDMMENISVNLSAQSGTVFLSPMLMQFWEPIWNGLSVYKEDGGVKGLILQGSVEVINFALKSIQYYGNENFCGYDTIRLTTRNRNGVNDLHIPVFVEPINDPPFIHAPEFIILKSNEDESLIYDRETDKFQFYIGDPDLLAFPGNESLFSVIFSMEVNDGYLVTSLPAELITTIEVKTKNSYQWLPLQTYVTISKHFKVKAKGIRFYATVNECNTAMQQLFYHGGGEQDAILTVTLNDLGNYGCYCNCSEKISVPLLAEASVNLIRRRPMSSLVSRGLGSAIVIESVIVFSLGAALMFFTCKCATILVNERRNRATRTPADPASAHSLGKGTSSESLSENATHLTASCSSPLLGSQRPNFRQRSCRQSGNGESSKAAYKATGERIQQNPAPSFKPFCVEKE
- the LOC133712088 gene encoding protein GAMETE EXPRESSED 2 isoform X2, translating into MEIFIYQQDQYGNLVPGLYEFDAEVVETETNLSIPVPDLHFEEVAAGIQLFSFTNLEPGNFLLTISDMKHDKSISNMPYAYTVFVGYCNGTKSVVNGTGLNSSVAGERSEFSVYLNDAYQNPSPVEIERLEIQIVREIDSYHVQSSIFPIQIINGSGPAQGIRYGTTSQIEFAPSPSMTLTNSTVGSFSTLATALNVVYTPDKSGIYKIYVFCGNILLNGGRPFNKEVIAGSVDPSCSTVVKFSPKVARTINNEVVVKLEDSFFNPVLSQQSGLKLELVSVNSSGFSSSLFVDNNDGSYTVHYLAKEVGTYEMCASFDGKRISACPFGVNVYSSEYFPRAENDTISVWEDESTAFDVLANDYFAGNNASVVEFSKPGHGSLIEYGRLLRYTPYKDYYGNDSFVYTMSDINGNLATAFVNISVLTIPPQFVSFPSELQATEDKINPKFGGFSGFMIRYSDMMENISVNLSAQSGTVFLSPMLMQFWEPIWNGLSVYKEDGGVKGLILQGSVEVINFALKSIQYYGNENFCGYDTIRLTTRNRNGVNDLHIPVFVEPINDPPFIHAPEFIILKSNEDESLIYDRETDKFQFYIGDPDLLAFPGNESLFSVIFSMEVNDGYLVTSLPAELITTIEVKTKNSYQWLPLQTYVTISKHFKVKAKGIRFYATVNECNTAMQQLFYHGGGEQDAILTVTLNDLGNYGCYCNCSEKISVPLLAEASVNLIRRRPMSSLVSRGLGSAIVIESVIVFSLGAALMFFTCKCATILVNERRNRATRTPADPASAHSLGKGTSSESLSENATHLTASCSSPLLGSQRPNFRQRSCRQSGNGESSKAAYKATGERIQQNPAPSFKPFCVEKE
- the LOC133709690 gene encoding probable acylpyruvase FAHD1, mitochondrial; translated protein: MASRLLQVGTKIIGVGRNYAAHAKELGNAVPKEPVLFLKPTSSYLENGGTIEIPHPLQSLDYEVELAVIISKKARDVPQAKAMDYVGGYALALDMTAREIQATAKSAGLPWTIAKGQDTFTPISSVLSLATVPDPDDLELWLKVDGEVRQKGSTKDMIFKIPFLISHISSIMTLLEGDVILTGTPKGVGPVKAGQKITAGITNLVDVQFNVDKRRQGSS